One window from the genome of Cyclobacterium amurskyense encodes:
- a CDS encoding creatininase family protein: protein MRPYILAETNWKALKEEKIELAVLPWGATEAHNYHLPYGTDVYEADAIGAAAGKIAWEAGAKVMILPTIPFGVNTGQADIYLDMNLNPSTQLAILKDLVAVLHRQGIPKLLILNSHGGNDFKTILREIGLLFPDMFFSTCNWFQAMDKPKYFEHMGDHADEMETSLIMHLHGHLVLPLEEAGDGKEKKSKVKAIREGWAWAERKWSMVSEDTGIGNPKASSAEKGERFLKDASKKIAELMIELTEMDINDRYE from the coding sequence ATGAGACCTTATATCCTCGCAGAGACGAACTGGAAAGCACTTAAAGAAGAAAAAATTGAATTGGCGGTATTGCCTTGGGGAGCTACAGAAGCCCATAATTACCACCTTCCCTATGGAACAGATGTCTACGAAGCAGATGCCATCGGAGCTGCTGCAGGTAAAATTGCCTGGGAGGCCGGTGCTAAAGTGATGATATTGCCTACCATTCCTTTTGGGGTTAATACCGGACAGGCCGATATCTATTTGGATATGAACCTAAATCCTAGCACCCAACTAGCGATTTTGAAAGACCTCGTTGCTGTACTTCACCGACAAGGGATACCTAAATTGCTTATCCTAAACAGCCACGGAGGCAATGACTTTAAAACCATACTAAGAGAAATTGGTCTGCTATTTCCAGACATGTTCTTTAGTACCTGCAACTGGTTTCAAGCCATGGACAAACCCAAGTATTTTGAACATATGGGAGACCATGCAGACGAAATGGAAACCAGCCTGATCATGCATCTCCACGGCCATTTGGTGCTCCCGCTGGAAGAAGCCGGTGACGGAAAAGAAAAGAAATCAAAAGTGAAAGCCATTCGTGAAGGTTGGGCATGGGCAGAGAGGAAATGGTCAATGGTCTCCGAAGATACAGGAATAGGCAACCCTAAAGCCTCGTCGGCAGAAAAAGGTGAGCGTTTCTTAAAAGATGCCAGTAAAAAAATTGCTGAATTGATGATTGAATTGACCGAAATGGATATCAATGACCGCTACGAATAA
- a CDS encoding sugar phosphate isomerase/epimerase family protein: MSQSKKNRRDFVKKSIFGAVGGVVLAGSNLKAETLPFAKPAELKLAFAGYTFVHFKLKEAIEMIQKVDVNYLCIKDFHLPMDSTDAEIAAFHKRLADANIKGYAVGPIYSKTQEAIDKAFDYAKRVGVDMIVGIPRIEDLSYLDSKVKEYNIRFAIHNHGPEDKLYPNATVIMSHIKDLDDRIGMCFDIGHNMRDGHDPVADIKKYKNRIFDLHLKNVSAAKAEGKTIELGRGVIDIPAVVKMLAKTNYTGHLAMEYEKDMKDPMAGIAESVGYYRGVVDALG; encoded by the coding sequence ATGTCACAATCGAAAAAAAATAGAAGAGACTTTGTTAAAAAAAGTATCTTTGGAGCTGTAGGAGGAGTAGTTTTAGCTGGGTCAAACCTTAAAGCAGAAACCCTTCCTTTTGCCAAACCAGCTGAGCTTAAACTTGCATTTGCGGGCTATACATTTGTTCATTTCAAGTTGAAAGAAGCCATAGAGATGATTCAAAAAGTAGATGTAAATTACCTTTGTATCAAGGATTTTCATTTACCAATGGACAGTACTGATGCTGAAATTGCCGCTTTTCACAAGCGTTTGGCTGATGCAAACATAAAAGGTTATGCAGTAGGACCAATTTATTCTAAAACTCAGGAGGCTATAGACAAGGCTTTTGATTATGCCAAAAGGGTTGGTGTGGATATGATTGTTGGTATTCCAAGAATAGAAGATTTATCTTACCTGGATAGTAAAGTAAAAGAATACAATATTAGGTTTGCCATACACAATCATGGTCCGGAAGATAAATTGTATCCAAATGCTACAGTTATCATGAGTCATATAAAAGATTTGGACGACCGAATCGGGATGTGTTTTGATATAGGGCACAATATGCGTGATGGACATGATCCTGTAGCGGACATTAAGAAATACAAAAACCGTATTTTTGATCTTCACTTAAAAAATGTTTCAGCAGCCAAAGCGGAAGGCAAAACAATTGAACTGGGAAGAGGAGTAATCGATATTCCTGCAGTTGTTAAAATGCTTGCAAAAACCAATTATACTGGACACTTGGCCATGGAATATGAAAAAGACATGAAAGACCCGATGGCTGGTATTGCTGAATCAGTAGGTTATTACCGTGGCGTGGTTGACGCTCTAGGTTGA
- a CDS encoding amidohydrolase family protein produces the protein MKSHLINLFLIAILFSCSAKKDSYVLTADQIVFKEVNVIDVKTGSISPAHVIVKGKEIEQIIPLDEEVDFAEARVIEGKGNYLLPGLAEMHAHIPDKAWDDPLVQETLFLYLSNGITTIRGMLGNELHLPLREKAANQEILSPRIYTSSPSLNGNTVPTPEEAREKVKKYAEAGYDFLKLHPGIRKHVFDTIVAASSEYGIPFAGHVSNLVRIRHALTNGYQTIDHADGYIEGLVPESAGINPTENGFFGYNFTDLADPNTISELVALSKENKVWVVPTQSLFERWFSPIPAEELVAQKEMQYMSPQTRENWVNSKNNLTKADNFDEAKWKQFNQIRYQLIKALHEDGQGLLMGSDAPQVFNVPGFSIHHEMQGMLTAGLRPLEILQTGTLNPALYFDGNFGDIEVGMEADLILLRENPLEDLNHMKNPLGVMARGQWIDKKMIKEKLSQIANKHK, from the coding sequence ATGAAAAGCCATTTAATTAATCTATTTCTTATAGCAATCCTTTTCAGTTGCTCTGCCAAAAAAGACAGCTACGTTTTGACTGCTGATCAAATCGTTTTTAAGGAGGTAAATGTCATAGATGTCAAAACAGGATCCATTTCTCCTGCACATGTTATCGTTAAAGGAAAAGAAATTGAACAGATCATTCCATTAGATGAAGAAGTAGATTTTGCTGAAGCCAGAGTAATTGAAGGAAAGGGAAATTACCTACTTCCTGGCTTAGCAGAAATGCACGCCCATATCCCAGACAAAGCCTGGGATGATCCTTTAGTTCAAGAAACCTTATTCTTGTACCTGTCCAATGGGATCACCACCATCCGGGGAATGTTGGGAAACGAATTGCACCTGCCTTTGAGAGAAAAAGCAGCAAACCAAGAAATTCTATCTCCAAGAATCTACACCTCCAGTCCATCTTTAAACGGAAACACCGTCCCTACTCCCGAGGAAGCACGTGAGAAGGTCAAAAAATATGCAGAAGCAGGTTATGACTTTCTAAAGCTTCATCCTGGTATCAGAAAACATGTCTTTGATACCATAGTAGCGGCTTCAAGTGAATATGGAATCCCTTTCGCGGGCCATGTATCCAATTTGGTCAGAATCAGACATGCTTTGACCAATGGCTACCAAACTATAGACCATGCCGATGGTTATATTGAAGGATTGGTTCCTGAATCAGCTGGTATTAATCCTACGGAGAATGGTTTCTTTGGCTATAATTTCACCGATTTGGCTGATCCAAATACAATCTCTGAATTGGTAGCCCTAAGCAAAGAAAACAAGGTGTGGGTGGTTCCTACTCAGTCTCTTTTTGAGCGCTGGTTTTCCCCTATTCCAGCTGAAGAATTGGTTGCTCAGAAAGAAATGCAATACATGAGCCCACAAACCAGAGAAAATTGGGTGAACAGCAAAAACAATCTGACCAAAGCGGACAACTTCGATGAAGCAAAATGGAAGCAGTTCAATCAAATCAGGTATCAATTGATCAAGGCATTACATGAAGATGGACAAGGCTTACTTATGGGCTCTGATGCACCTCAAGTATTCAATGTACCCGGATTTTCAATCCACCATGAAATGCAAGGCATGCTGACTGCAGGCTTGAGGCCTTTGGAAATATTACAAACAGGCACCCTTAATCCTGCCCTATATTTTGATGGTAACTTCGGTGATATAGAAGTGGGAATGGAAGCAGATTTAATACTGCTTAGGGAAAACCCTTTGGAGGATTTAAATCACATGAAAAACCCATTGGGAGTGATGGCCAGGGGGCAGTGGATTGATAAAAAAATGATCAAGGAAAAACTTAGTCAAATAGCAAATAAACACAAATAG
- a CDS encoding NAD(P)H-quinone oxidoreductase produces MKAVVITQAGEPEVLKIEERNMPEIGQDEILIKVRAAGINRPDIAQRKGHYPAPEGAPKDIPGLEVSGWVAGFGENVKTWEIGDKVCALLAGGGYAEYVCAPQKQCLTIPEGLSIEEAASLPETFFTVWNNVFEIGKFKKNETVLIHGGSSGIGVAAIQMITAMNGEVITTAGSQEKCETCLELGASLAINYQQQDFEEEVKKALGEQRVDIILDMVGGDYTIKNLRLLNRKGRLIMINAMKNKIGEVDLLRIMTRELVLTGSTLRPQSRNFKGHIATQLMAKVWPLFPDKIKPVIHTAFPLSEAAEAHRLLESSKHIGKILLLV; encoded by the coding sequence ATGAAAGCAGTAGTTATCACACAAGCCGGAGAACCTGAGGTTTTAAAGATTGAAGAAAGAAATATGCCCGAAATCGGGCAAGATGAAATTTTAATAAAGGTTAGGGCTGCAGGCATTAACAGGCCTGATATAGCACAACGAAAAGGACATTACCCAGCACCTGAAGGTGCCCCAAAGGATATTCCCGGCCTGGAAGTTTCAGGATGGGTAGCAGGTTTTGGAGAAAATGTAAAAACCTGGGAAATTGGAGACAAAGTTTGTGCCTTATTGGCTGGCGGTGGGTATGCAGAATATGTATGCGCGCCCCAAAAACAATGCTTGACAATTCCCGAGGGACTTAGTATTGAAGAGGCTGCCTCACTTCCGGAAACCTTTTTTACGGTTTGGAACAATGTCTTTGAAATTGGCAAATTTAAAAAAAATGAAACCGTGCTCATCCATGGAGGTAGTAGCGGTATTGGAGTGGCCGCCATACAAATGATCACAGCCATGAATGGTGAGGTCATTACAACAGCAGGATCTCAGGAAAAATGCGAAACATGCCTGGAATTGGGTGCCAGCCTGGCCATCAATTACCAGCAACAGGATTTTGAAGAGGAGGTAAAAAAAGCGCTTGGAGAACAAAGAGTAGACATAATTCTGGACATGGTCGGTGGAGACTATACCATCAAAAACCTACGCCTATTGAACCGAAAGGGACGGTTAATCATGATTAATGCCATGAAAAACAAAATTGGCGAGGTGGATTTGCTACGTATTATGACCAGAGAACTGGTACTCACCGGATCTACCCTCCGACCCCAATCAAGAAACTTCAAAGGACATATTGCTACCCAATTAATGGCTAAAGTTTGGCCCTTATTCCCTGATAAAATCAAACCTGTAATTCATACCGCTTTCCCATTGTCAGAAGCTGCTGAGGCGCACAGGTTATTAGAGAGTTCCAAGCACATTGGTAAGATTTTATTGTTGGTATAA
- a CDS encoding universal stress protein — protein sequence MKILVPTDLSENADNALTFAVSYAQQQCASITLIFSYFAVYDFAAEAARMAQTIESNANSELQKIKERLGNTVDIDYKIIQGTVSTAIFSTANNGDFDLIIMGTQGASGIKKNLIGSNTATVIKESAIPVIAVPFCSSFESIKNIKVAVDLKNEKEGVFKKLITLTETWNLPYKIIHVENKPDFNKDIIFKGLEAYLNENFPDSEFTFEKLQEVNTDKGLENYIKNKSDSLLVMFTKDRGFLDFIFKNSHSAKMVYHTHIPLLVIK from the coding sequence ATGAAGATACTGGTTCCAACGGATTTATCTGAAAATGCAGACAATGCACTCACATTTGCTGTGTCCTATGCCCAGCAGCAATGTGCTTCCATTACCTTGATTTTCTCTTATTTTGCAGTTTACGATTTTGCTGCCGAAGCGGCTAGAATGGCCCAAACAATCGAAAGCAATGCGAACTCTGAATTACAGAAAATAAAAGAAAGGTTAGGCAATACCGTAGACATCGATTACAAAATCATTCAGGGTACTGTATCTACCGCCATCTTTTCTACAGCAAACAATGGGGACTTTGATCTTATCATCATGGGTACCCAGGGGGCTAGCGGCATTAAGAAAAACCTTATAGGTTCTAATACTGCTACTGTTATCAAAGAAAGTGCCATACCTGTAATAGCAGTACCGTTTTGTTCTTCCTTTGAAAGTATAAAAAACATCAAAGTAGCCGTTGATTTGAAGAATGAAAAAGAAGGTGTTTTCAAAAAACTAATCACACTCACCGAAACCTGGAACTTGCCCTATAAAATTATTCACGTCGAGAATAAACCAGACTTTAATAAAGACATCATTTTTAAAGGATTGGAAGCCTATTTAAATGAAAACTTTCCTGATAGTGAGTTTACTTTTGAAAAGCTCCAAGAAGTGAATACAGATAAAGGCTTAGAAAATTACATCAAAAATAAATCGGACAGCCTACTTGTCATGTTTACTAAAGACCGAGGATTTCTAGATTTTATATTTAAAAATAGCCATAGTGCCAAAATGGTTTACCATACACACATTCCCCTTCTGGTCATCAAATAG
- a CDS encoding acyl-CoA thioesterase → MFEYNKDKHYPKETESRVVIRFQDCDPLQHLNNAKYFDYFFNAREDQVPKLYGVEMMDFIRKYQAAWVVYNHSISYVRPARVGEWVRIMSRVIWHDHHSVIVEYYMTDDNKEELKTLMWTTMRYVDMKQGKSKDHEGAVKDFLLATTDEVDMAETTLKSRIKDIKTALLKS, encoded by the coding sequence ATGTTCGAATACAATAAAGACAAACACTATCCAAAAGAGACAGAAAGTAGGGTAGTCATCAGATTTCAGGATTGCGACCCTTTACAGCATCTCAATAATGCGAAATATTTCGATTATTTTTTCAATGCCAGAGAAGACCAAGTTCCCAAATTATATGGTGTGGAGATGATGGATTTTATCCGTAAATACCAGGCAGCTTGGGTAGTTTATAATCACAGTATTTCCTATGTAAGGCCAGCTAGAGTAGGGGAGTGGGTGAGAATTATGAGTAGGGTGATTTGGCATGACCACCATTCAGTAATTGTGGAATATTACATGACGGATGATAATAAGGAAGAGCTGAAAACATTGATGTGGACAACCATGCGGTATGTGGACATGAAACAAGGTAAGTCTAAGGATCATGAAGGTGCAGTCAAAGACTTTTTATTGGCAACTACTGATGAGGTGGATATGGCTGAAACTACACTTAAATCAAGAATCAAAGACATCAAAACCGCCCTCTTAAAATCTTAA